One stretch of Prunus persica cultivar Lovell chromosome G1, Prunus_persica_NCBIv2, whole genome shotgun sequence DNA includes these proteins:
- the LOC18793424 gene encoding metallophosphoesterase 1 → MAVGWKPLLPLIAVSALFIYEEWVSSPSCKRLPSPNLHGHEPNQDHPDDLKVMMVANLLLLGSEAGYFNLLFRDYYLSRFFTNSFRTLKPDMLLVLGDISARGYKLPNSKYISVIHQFQRVLGPFLGLPLHVVLGDRDIGECDKLSSDLVSWVSGRFPGLDSAGCGAFEIGNVSFVSLNAVALLCGNNELRFSVEKVVESESMDFQMGSELEGMDENGRVRKKVYEFGWRENAMSSGSGPVLLLHFPLSQTVAAANYDRSRSSSILDGRGRVGTGPYNLLHKLPPNATEYIFQALKPRIVFSAHTQEFHDHFHPDGTREVTVPAMTWNARDDPGFVVAIFRRNKGEVSVSYCSLARESHVLIAYVTLLILLVPMMVFPSTPNLRCFTQS, encoded by the exons ATGGCGGTTGGGTGGAAGCCATTGTTGCCCCTAATCGCAGTCTCAGCTCTGTTCATCTATGAAGAGTGGGTCTCATCTCCTTCCTGCAAAAGGTTACCTAGCCCTAACCTCCATGGCCATGAACCCAACCAGGACCACCCAGACGACCTCAAGGTCATGATGGTCGCCAATCTCCTCCTCCTGGGCTCCGAGGCCGGCTACTTCAACCTCCTCTTCAGAGACTACTACTTGTCCAGGTTCTTCACG AATTCTTTCCGAACTTTGAAGCCCGATATGCTGTTAGTGTTGGGCGATATCTCGGCCCGAGGTTACAAATTGCCGAATTCCAAGTACATTTCGGTGATTCACCAGTTTCAGCGTGTATTGGGTCCATTTCTCGGGCTGCCACTTCACGTTGTTCTTGGCGACCGAGATATCGGAGAGTGCGATAAGCTAAGTTCGGATTTGGTGAGTTGGGTTTCGGGTAGATTTCCGGGTCTTGACTCTGCCGGTTGCGGAGCCTTCGAAATCGGTAATGTGAGTTTCGTGTCTCTAAATGCCGTGGCTTTGCTTTGCGGGAACAATGAGCTGAGGTTCAGTGTGGAGAAGGTGGTGGAGAGTGAAAGCATGGATTTTCAGATGGGAAGCGAGCTGGAGGGAATGGATGAGAATGGTCGAGTGAGGAAGAAGGTTTATGAGTTTGGGTGGAGAGAGAATGCTATGTCATCTGGGTCTGGTCCTGTGCTCTTGCTTCACTTCCCATTAAGCCAAACTGTAGCTGCTGCTAACTATGATAGGAGCAGGAGTTCAAGCATATTGGACGGCAG GGGTCGTGTTGGTACAGGGCCATACAATTTGTTACACAAGCTACCTCCAAATGCTACTGAATATATCTTTCAAGCTCTCAAACCAAG GATTGTTTTCAGTGCCCACACTCAGGAATTCCATGATCACTTCCACCCAGATGGGACTCGCGAGGTGACTGTTCCTGCCATGACATGGAATGCAAGGGATGATCCTGGATTTGTTGTTGCCATTTTCCGAAGGAACAAAGGAGAAGTAAGCGTCAGCTATTGCTCTCTAGCTAGGGAATCTCACGTTCTAATTGCCTATGTAACTCTTCTGATTCTTTTAGTACCAATGATGGTTTTCCCAAGCACGCCTAATTTAAGATGTTTTACACAAAGTTGA